The following proteins come from a genomic window of Miscanthus floridulus cultivar M001 chromosome 2, ASM1932011v1, whole genome shotgun sequence:
- the LOC136539697 gene encoding uncharacterized protein, whose protein sequence is MSSSTTEDKRFTKHGFPKGFRFVPTHLELITILSHRVYDRRLHPMVAGIFHELSILEHHPEELHDMYERDKEHRYIYFFSWRQYQKTGGAAGGGPVHKKRQRGAGQDEDDNEPRPVRLAKGGGWKPSGGGHVLRWPKEKGGFVAGKMVTMVFYDHRDGGQVKSQWGMHEFIVPVDQRLLSKPTKTTHSHELALYRLYKLKSDDMESDDGAGSNQTLANVSAADGHFSAPCPAGQPSFGIFTGRNQPLAAGASTSRMLPPQLQQHHIPNVGHPQYYHHHQYGFGAAPPASAAHERVRTMTMPPAYGTGMPGPQLVPFARPPGTGLPGRQSLQFARPPAPSQMPLPPAAANPASHQQAPAKPATQQASHSGATRLPPPAAESPSAQELAPMTATHGGAGQEASGDFGATRSSQDATATAETGQHVQFADCVKPEEERMPPPMEDRIPADRIGMLEWDLDLGWMFEDKRFHFTMDELCQTFDEPPPTQQGDNN, encoded by the exons ATGTCGTCGTCGACGACGGAAGACAAGCGTTTCACGAAGCACGGGTTCCCGAAAGGCTTCCGCTTCGTGCCCACGCACCTGGAGCTCATCACCATCCTCTCACACAGGGTCTACGACCGGCGGCTCCATCCCATGGTGGCCGGCATCTTCCACGAGCTCAGCATCCTCGAGCACCACCCCGAGGAGCTCCACG acaTGTACGAGCGCGACAAGGAGCACCGCTACATCTACTTCTTCAGCTGGCGGCAGTACCAGAAGACGGGCGGAGCCGCCGGCGGTGGTCCGGTTCATAAAAAGAGGCAGCGGGGAGCCGGCCAAGACGAGGACGACAACGAGCCGCGGCCGGTGCGCTTGGCCAAAGGCGGCGGGTGGAAACCCTCGGGCGGCGGCCATGTGCTGCGTTGGCCAAAAGAAAAGGGCGGCTTCGTCGCCGGGAAGATGGTGACCATGGTGTTCTACGATCATCGTGACGGCGGGCAAGTCAAGAGCCAGTGGGGCATGCACGAGTTCATCGTCCCCGTAGACCAGCGACTGCTTTCCAAGCCTACAAAGACCACACAT TCGCACGAGCTGGCCTTGTACCGCCTCTACAAACTCAAGAGCGACGACATGGAAAGCGACGACGGGGCCGGGAGCAACCAGACGCTGGCAAACGTCTCTGCTGCTGACGGCCACTTCTCGGCGCCGTGTCCAGCAGGCCAGCCGTCGTTCGGGATCTTCACCGGCCGGAACCAACCACTCGCCGCCGGCGCCTCGACCTCACGGATGCTGCCGCCGCAGCTGCAGCAGCATCACATACCCAACGTTGGGCATCCTCagtactatcatcatcatcagtaCGGGTTCGGTGCCGCGCCGCCGGCCAGCGCCGCCCACGAGCGGGTTCGCACCATGACAATGCCGCCGGCGTACGGCACCGGGATGCCCGGTCCTCAGTTGGTCCCGTTCGCGAGACCGCCCGGCACTGGGTTGCCCGGTCGTCAGTCATTGCAATTCGCTAGACCGCCAGCGCCGTCGCAGATGCCGCTGCCGCCAGCTGCCGCGAACCCAGCCTCGCACCAGCAGGCTCCCGCGAAGCCGGCGACGCAACAAGCCAGTCACTCCGGGGCCACGCGCTTGCCGCCGCCAGCTGCCGAGAGCCCGTCGGCGCAAGAGCTGGCTCCTATGACGGCGACGCACGGCGGCGCTGGGCAAGAGGCCAGCGGTGACTTCGGGGCCACGCGCTCTTCGCAAGACGCCACCGCCACGGCGGAGACAGGGCAGCACGTCCAGTTCGCAGACTGCGTTAAGCcagaggaggagaggatgcctcccCCGATGGAGGATAGGATTCCGGCAGACAGGATCGGGATGCTGGAGTGGGATCTCGACTTGGGGTGGATGTTTGAAGACAAGAGATTCCACTTCACAATGGATGAGCTGTGCCAAACGTTCGACGAACCGCCGCCGACGCAGCAGGGAGACAACAATTAA